ACAAACTATGGCAGATCGTGCCCAGTTTGAGGTCTTCTTTAGCCATTGCCTTACGCAAGAAAGCCACTGCCGGCGCATTGTTCTTTTGGCCAGGTTTTACGTTAACTTGATAGCGCAAGCGATCCATCGCATAGGCACCAATGCAGATAAAGCCAACATAGTCATCTAAGCTCACGTCATTAACTTCTTTCTCAACCGTGACATGGGCTACGTTATAGTCACCATCATCGGGATTACCACCAAATGAGAGTGAGTCTTGTCCCCACAAATGGGTAATATATTCAACTTCATAGCCCTGTTTAGGGAAATAGTCGTTGAACATATGGAATTCGGTTTGATCGAAGTGATCTTCAATCAAAACACCGATTTTGCCTTTCTTTTCGGTTTCTGCTGCTACTAACATGGGTTAATTTCAATGGGGTGGAATCAGGTTTACAAGTTCGCCTAGTAATTTTTTATCAAGGTACTATGCCCGGTTGCTCTAATATCAAGTCCTATTGAATACCTGCACTAAAAATGATTGGGATCTTTATGCCTATTAGTTGACATCTGCGGGCGATCCAGAGGATTTGATCTAACTATTCGAGGTTTGTGGTTTGTACCAAGGCGATCGCTATTTCTTGCCAATGCGATTTCTAGAATCTGCACTAGGGCTATATTGATTGGTCTTGATTACTGGATCATGATAACTAGCTGAGCCAGACATAATAACTGGCAGAGCTAGCGATTAGTAGTTAATGATTGAAGCTGAAGCTAAATCTAAGTGGTGATTAGTTTTAATAGCTCTGGCGAGGCAAACACATCACGATAGAAGGTAAGCTGTTCACTCTTGTAGTAGCAAGCGCCACGATGGCCACGACGCACCCAGGAAACCGTACCCTTGGCAAGCGCTTCGTTGGTTTCATCATCCACGCAATACCATTCAAAATGCACAAACTCTGACCAGAACATCACGATCGGCCAGCACATCGTCACATTCGGCTGAGCAATCAATGCCCACCAGTGCTGCTCCCGTTCTTTTTGTTCATCCAGGCCATAATATGGGCCGTCTTGACAGAAATAAACCAGGTCACTGCGATACTCTCCGGTTAGCAAATCGCCCCGACCCTGGCGCAGGGCTTCGCAATGGGTTGGCCACCAGTCTTTATTTTCCTTCTCGATCTGCTCGGCGGTATAACTAGCATCGATCGCTGGCAAGGTATCTTCCTTCAGGGCAATATACTTGGCCGCATCTTCGAGTAACTTGGCTTTCATTTGATCCGAGACCAGGCCAGGTCTGGAATAATCAGCGCTCAGGTCTTTATAGTAGCTAGTTCTCTTCTTTACCATTGCGTTTTCTCCTTGTTTGGAATCAGAAATAGAATCAGAAAGATGTTTGCGATCGCCCCTAAATCTTAATTGCCAGCTTGCAAATTAATCGCATCCAGGCATTA
The sequence above is a segment of the Pseudanabaena sp. PCC 7367 genome. Coding sequences within it:
- a CDS encoding DJ-1/PfpI family protein, giving the protein MLVAAETEKKGKIGVLIEDHFDQTEFHMFNDYFPKQGYEVEYITHLWGQDSLSFGGNPDDGDYNVAHVTVEKEVNDVSLDDYVGFICIGAYAMDRLRYQVNVKPGQKNNAPAVAFLRKAMAKEDLKLGTICHSLWLFCADKDLLAGRKVTCAHNIISDVENTGAEVIYDNDVTADLVVDGDLISGKHPGVTQEFMEKFIEEIEK